The following are encoded together in the Kingella negevensis genome:
- the cytX gene encoding putative hydroxymethylpyrimidine transporter CytX, producing MKLFSYAVLWAGAAVSLAEILTGTFFAPLGWQQGLLAIVLGHLIGGVLFFLAGYIGAVRQQTAMETVKSSFGQIGGRLFALLNVMQLVGWTAIMIYDGAAAAQVFGVMNHVLWCALIGGLIVLWLWLGNRYLSKINLLAVLALLLVTLVISTKIFSGSLKMPTGEAMSFGAAIELAAVMPLSWLPLVSDYTRSASKPFQAALISSVAYGVMSSWMYAMGLGMALFVGETDLAKILLNLGLGAIGVLMIVFSTVTTTFLDVHSASISTQAIWQRLPEKSFAIAITVLCTIAAMLFSMNDITDFLYWIGSVFAPMIAILIADFFILKKPVCEQNVNGRNVLIWLLGFGLYRYWLAHPLSVGNTLPVMAMTIVLCVITDFVLSRKFQAA from the coding sequence ATGAAACTGTTTTCTTATGCTGTGTTGTGGGCAGGTGCGGCGGTATCACTAGCGGAAATTTTAACGGGAACATTTTTTGCGCCACTCGGTTGGCAGCAGGGTTTGTTGGCGATTGTGCTGGGACATTTGATTGGCGGCGTGTTGTTTTTCTTGGCTGGCTATATTGGCGCGGTACGCCAACAAACGGCTATGGAAACCGTGAAAAGCAGCTTTGGACAAATAGGCGGACGGCTGTTTGCCTTGCTGAACGTGATGCAACTGGTCGGCTGGACGGCAATTATGATTTACGATGGTGCAGCCGCAGCGCAAGTGTTTGGTGTGATGAATCATGTGCTTTGGTGTGCGCTGATTGGTGGTTTGATTGTGTTGTGGCTGTGGCTAGGCAATCGCTATTTGAGCAAAATTAATTTGCTGGCGGTATTGGCTTTGCTATTGGTTACGCTGGTGATTTCCACCAAAATCTTTTCAGGCAGTCTGAAAATGCCAACTGGTGAAGCGATGAGTTTTGGCGCGGCGATAGAGTTGGCGGCGGTTATGCCGTTGTCGTGGTTGCCATTGGTGAGCGACTATACACGTTCCGCAAGCAAACCTTTTCAGGCTGCCTTAATCAGCAGCGTGGCGTATGGCGTGATGAGTTCGTGGATGTATGCGATGGGTTTGGGTATGGCGTTGTTTGTTGGCGAAACAGATTTGGCGAAGATTTTGCTGAATTTGGGTTTGGGCGCAATCGGCGTGTTGATGATTGTGTTTTCCACCGTTACCACCACTTTTTTGGACGTACATTCGGCAAGTATTTCCACGCAAGCCATTTGGCAAAGGCTGCCTGAAAAATCGTTTGCAATCGCGATAACAGTACTTTGCACCATCGCAGCGATGTTGTTCTCGATGAACGACATTACGGATTTTTTGTATTGGATTGGTTCGGTGTTTGCGCCGATGATTGCGATTTTGATTGCAGACTTTTTTATTTTGAAAAAACCTGTTTGTGAGCAAAATGTGAATGGGCGAAATGTGCTGATTTGGTTGTTGGGTTTTGGTTTGTATCGCTATTGGCTGGCACACCCATTAAGCGTGGGTAATACTTTGCCTGTGATGGCGATGACAATCGTTTTATGCGTGATAACTGATTTTGTGTTGAGTAGAAAATTTCAGGCTGCCTGA
- the tenA gene encoding thiaminase II, protein MLFSKDVWQRNEALYQETLNLPFNQELAQGTLAQDAFCHYVIQDAHYLEAYGRALSVCAAKAFDANGILQFSQFAQGAVAVERQLHGGFMQQFGISAEQFANTPLTEASHHYTSYLLATAWSESYPVVLASLLPCFWIYAEVGSAIYHQSVPNNPYQAWIDTYAGDEFHQSVRKAIDLIDDVASRVDAETLAKMHIAYTTSAKLEWLFWDSAYQQHEWRMQAA, encoded by the coding sequence ATGTTATTTTCAAAAGACGTTTGGCAACGCAATGAAGCGTTGTATCAAGAAACATTGAATTTGCCGTTTAATCAAGAATTGGCGCAAGGCACTTTGGCGCAAGATGCGTTTTGCCATTATGTGATTCAGGACGCGCATTATTTGGAAGCCTACGGACGCGCTTTGTCGGTGTGTGCTGCCAAAGCCTTTGATGCGAATGGGATTTTGCAATTTTCGCAATTTGCACAAGGCGCGGTGGCGGTGGAACGTCAATTACACGGTGGTTTTATGCAGCAATTTGGCATCAGCGCGGAACAATTCGCCAACACGCCTTTAACCGAAGCATCGCACCATTACACATCGTATTTATTGGCGACTGCGTGGTCGGAAAGTTATCCTGTTGTTTTGGCAAGTTTATTGCCGTGTTTTTGGATTTATGCGGAAGTTGGCAGCGCGATTTATCATCAATCTGTCCCGAATAATCCTTATCAAGCGTGGATTGATACTTACGCTGGCGATGAATTTCATCAATCTGTTCGCAAAGCGATTGATTTGATTGATGATGTCGCCAGTCGTGTTGATGCCGAAACTTTGGCGAAAATGCACATTGCCTACACCACATCGGCAAAATTGGAATGGCTGTTTTGGGATAGCGCGTATCAGCAGCATGAATGGCGTATGCAGGCTGCCTGA
- a CDS encoding glycosyltransferase family 2 protein, which translates to MNTFEQFSQSYANQKWQDCLAAVPAVLETFDDLPDADKIQFYAAWGQALRHTKQHEQAAEKFEWLCQHFPNAPEGLDGLSNIARDLKDWQKSVEYALQYQQKFPEHWEGCWWLGHAYKNLQQFEQADYWFLQLIERFPEKYQGIEGLVNVAEVQQNWQEMENRTRVFQQHFPDMWQSLFWFGVAAKNLGRLADAERYFSELVEKRPNLSKVWEELVLLAKEQCDWVLMAKRAEAFKQRFPKMWQGYWWLGLSQKECYQYDIARAEFETLQKQFPKQSQGWQGMVDLAKHQNNDELAFQAASDFTAKFPNMWQGYWWQGQACIRLYRYEQALSFFTQLQQNFPDAHQGYEGVVNIAQHVQDWQTVVGLSQSFQHRFPKMYQGYWWQGQAHTQLAQYTQAQSVFLSLKVNFPQDFHYMSGLINIMTVKNDWQTALRVSKRATELFPNHLPFYRSVGYALLAQGQMREAEDYFVDLVKQFPNEFMPIMGLADVHSKSLQHAKAISVLQHGLLKFPRSEPIAQNLVREHLAQNEIDEAVTVFENYIASPLSAKNQLIWADIVRAKQGNLAWIEKLADLHQQFPFDWDIALNYINHATVHIAFDDVDSPHQPEKMLRLMESLAQQQPFNQRIRLNLIRLYVKFGKNVEALKLIGQLPHQHASSQYLRLYAWEAHKQQNLELEWKLWQEIITKEHFPELLPKGNELLYRSLKKLQLNKYDLPLFALARNEMLRLPDFLNHYRKLGITHFIFVDNGSTDGSLEYLLKQKDCYVFWTKDSFRAAGFGMAWINCLMEKYLADGQWCIQPDIDELLVYPHSETHALPYIIQYLEQEKMEGMGSYMLDMYPKNLEQQLAYQSGNSMLATAPYFYNNYHFYQQMTCPYTFPSGGIFTHFNISPISFIKTGVFKYKKGFKFLRSTHQSTPIKIANVSSVYLHFKMLGDFQAKAVDETKRKEHGRGGAMYQRYVDMYQTIEAEHMDLSQLDKSVLYQNSEQLVALGLLKTSANWEQFVANHKGAA; encoded by the coding sequence ATGAATACTTTTGAACAATTCTCTCAATCTTACGCAAACCAAAAATGGCAAGATTGCCTTGCTGCTGTGCCTGCGGTTTTAGAAACTTTTGATGATTTGCCAGACGCAGACAAAATTCAATTTTATGCGGCATGGGGACAAGCATTACGCCACACGAAACAGCACGAACAAGCTGCTGAAAAATTTGAATGGTTGTGCCAACACTTTCCAAACGCGCCTGAGGGTTTGGACGGCTTGAGCAATATTGCGCGCGACTTGAAAGATTGGCAAAAAAGCGTGGAATATGCGCTGCAGTATCAACAAAAATTCCCTGAGCATTGGGAGGGTTGTTGGTGGCTGGGGCATGCTTATAAAAATTTGCAACAGTTTGAGCAGGCGGATTATTGGTTTCTGCAATTGATTGAACGTTTCCCTGAAAAATATCAGGGGATTGAGGGCTTGGTAAACGTGGCAGAAGTTCAGCAAAATTGGCAAGAAATGGAAAACCGCACGCGCGTATTCCAACAACATTTTCCTGATATGTGGCAATCGCTGTTTTGGTTTGGCGTAGCAGCGAAAAATTTGGGACGTTTGGCGGACGCGGAGCGTTACTTTTCGGAATTGGTTGAAAAACGCCCTAACTTGTCTAAGGTGTGGGAAGAATTGGTGTTGCTGGCGAAAGAGCAATGCGATTGGGTATTGATGGCGAAACGAGCGGAAGCGTTTAAGCAGCGTTTCCCAAAAATGTGGCAAGGCTATTGGTGGCTGGGTTTGTCGCAAAAAGAGTGTTATCAGTATGACATTGCGCGTGCGGAATTTGAAACGTTGCAAAAGCAGTTCCCCAAACAGTCGCAAGGCTGGCAGGGCATGGTGGACTTAGCGAAACATCAAAATAATGATGAATTGGCTTTTCAAGCTGCAAGTGATTTTACAGCGAAATTCCCGAATATGTGGCAGGGTTATTGGTGGCAAGGGCAGGCGTGTATTCGTTTGTATCGCTATGAACAGGCTTTGTCATTTTTCACGCAGTTGCAGCAAAATTTTCCTGACGCGCATCAGGGCTATGAAGGCGTAGTGAACATCGCGCAGCATGTGCAGGATTGGCAGACTGTGGTTGGGTTGAGTCAGTCGTTCCAACATCGCTTTCCTAAAATGTATCAAGGCTATTGGTGGCAAGGGCAGGCGCATACGCAGTTAGCACAATATACGCAAGCGCAGTCTGTATTTTTGTCGTTGAAAGTGAACTTCCCACAGGATTTCCATTATATGAGTGGGCTGATTAACATAATGACGGTGAAAAATGATTGGCAAACGGCGTTGCGCGTGAGCAAACGGGCGACTGAATTGTTCCCTAATCATTTGCCGTTTTATCGCAGCGTAGGTTATGCGTTATTGGCGCAAGGGCAAATGAGGGAAGCGGAAGATTATTTCGTGGATTTGGTAAAACAGTTCCCAAATGAGTTTATGCCGATTATGGGCTTGGCTGATGTGCATTCTAAATCGTTGCAACACGCTAAGGCGATTTCGGTTTTGCAACATGGTTTACTGAAATTCCCACGCAGTGAGCCAATTGCCCAAAATTTGGTGCGCGAGCATTTGGCGCAGAATGAAATTGATGAGGCGGTTACGGTTTTTGAAAACTATATCGCTTCGCCACTATCGGCTAAAAATCAGTTGATTTGGGCGGATATTGTTCGGGCAAAACAGGGAAATTTGGCGTGGATTGAGAAGCTGGCTGACTTGCATCAGCAGTTCCCTTTTGATTGGGACATTGCGCTGAATTACATCAATCATGCGACGGTGCATATTGCGTTTGATGATGTGGATAGTCCGCACCAGCCTGAAAAAATGTTGCGTTTAATGGAGTCTTTGGCGCAGCAGCAGCCGTTTAATCAACGTATTCGTTTGAACTTGATTCGTTTGTATGTTAAGTTTGGCAAAAATGTGGAAGCGTTGAAATTAATTGGACAGTTGCCACATCAGCATGCGTCTTCGCAATATTTGCGTTTGTATGCTTGGGAAGCGCACAAGCAACAAAATCTGGAATTGGAATGGAAACTGTGGCAGGAAATTATCACGAAAGAGCATTTCCCTGAATTGTTGCCTAAGGGCAATGAATTGTTGTATCGCAGCCTGAAAAAATTGCAGTTGAATAAATATGATTTGCCGTTGTTTGCGTTAGCGCGTAATGAAATGTTGCGCTTGCCTGATTTCTTGAACCATTATCGCAAACTGGGCATCACGCATTTTATTTTTGTGGACAATGGTTCTACGGACGGCAGTTTGGAATATTTGCTGAAGCAGAAAGATTGCTATGTTTTCTGGACGAAAGATAGCTTCAGGGCGGCTGGCTTTGGCATGGCTTGGATTAACTGCTTAATGGAGAAATATTTGGCGGACGGTCAATGGTGTATCCAGCCTGATATTGATGAATTGCTGGTTTATCCGCATTCAGAAACCCACGCGCTACCTTATATTATCCAATATTTGGAACAGGAAAAAATGGAAGGCATGGGTTCGTATATGCTGGATATGTATCCGAAAAATTTGGAACAGCAACTGGCTTACCAATCAGGCAATAGTATGTTGGCAACTGCGCCGTATTTTTACAATAACTACCATTTTTATCAGCAAATGACTTGCCCTTACACGTTCCCAAGCGGTGGCATTTTTACCCATTTCAATATTTCGCCCATTTCGTTCATCAAAACAGGCGTGTTTAAATACAAAAAAGGCTTTAAATTTTTGCGCTCTACTCACCAATCTACGCCGATTAAAATCGCTAATGTGTCTAGCGTGTATCTTCATTTTAAAATGCTGGGCGATTTTCAAGCCAAAGCGGTTGATGAAACCAAACGCAAAGAACATGGCCGTGGTGGCGCGATGTATCAACGTTATGTAGATATGTATCAAACCATTGAAGCGGAACACATGGATTTATCGCAATTAGACAAAAGTGTTTTGTATCAAAACAGCGAGCAACTGGTGGCATTGGGGCTGCTGAAAACTTCTGCAAACTGGGAGCAGTTTGTCGCCAACCATAAAGGTGCAGCATGA
- the ftsX gene encoding permease-like cell division protein FtsX, with the protein MNNNYLSLHAESAKRAIAYFFKQPVATLLILAMLSIAMTLPLTLYLGVQSSQTVLSKLSEVPQITVYMEPEANEAETENVHMLLTSDKRVKEVKFVNKEDGLAEMQKAMGSQDIVSMLDENPLPDAFVVTPLENKPEVISALQSEAAHFPMVESAQMDKEWMQTLYQFNRLMNQIFWFLAITLGVAFVLVAHNTIRLQILSSKEEIEITKLLGAPSAFVRRPFLYQAAFQSFWAVVISLCLCTWVMLATQPVVSQIVQPYGINLQWRAFTPWEMVMITVVVVVLGMTGAWLAVTQHLYLFRAKRN; encoded by the coding sequence ATGAATAACAACTATCTTTCGTTGCACGCGGAAAGTGCCAAACGGGCGATTGCGTATTTCTTCAAGCAGCCTGTAGCAACTTTGCTGATTTTGGCGATGTTGTCGATTGCGATGACTTTGCCGCTGACTTTGTATTTGGGTGTTCAGAGCAGTCAAACGGTGTTGAGCAAATTGAGCGAAGTGCCGCAAATCACGGTTTACATGGAACCTGAAGCGAATGAAGCGGAAACGGAAAACGTCCACATGCTGCTGACTTCGGACAAGCGCGTGAAAGAAGTGAAGTTTGTAAACAAGGAAGACGGCTTGGCAGAAATGCAAAAAGCAATGGGTTCGCAGGACATTGTGTCTATGTTGGACGAAAATCCATTGCCCGATGCGTTTGTGGTTACGCCGTTGGAAAACAAACCTGAAGTGATTTCGGCGTTGCAAAGTGAAGCGGCGCATTTCCCAATGGTGGAAAGCGCGCAAATGGATAAGGAATGGATGCAGACCTTGTATCAATTTAACCGTTTGATGAACCAGATTTTTTGGTTCTTGGCGATTACCTTGGGTGTGGCGTTTGTGTTGGTGGCACACAATACCATTCGCTTGCAGATTTTGAGCAGCAAGGAAGAAATTGAGATTACAAAATTGTTGGGTGCGCCGTCTGCGTTTGTGCGCCGTCCGTTTTTGTATCAGGCTGCGTTTCAGAGCTTTTGGGCTGTTGTGATTAGCTTATGCTTGTGTACTTGGGTGATGTTGGCGACTCAACCTGTGGTTTCGCAAATCGTGCAACCGTATGGGATTAACCTGCAATGGCGTGCGTTTACGCCGTGGGAAATGGTGATGATTACGGTGGTGGTTGTGGTGCTGGGCATGACAGGTGCTTGGTTGGCGGTAACGCAGCATTTGTATTTGTTCCGCGCTAAACGGAATTAA
- a CDS encoding cell division ATP-binding protein FtsE — protein MIRFESVSKTYPGGFQALKNVSFNIGKGEMIFVAGHSGAGKSTILRLIAGITKPTTGKVLINKHDLGSLSDNQLCYLRQHIGIVFQDHKILYDRNVLQNVMLPLRIIGYDNKSAEKRARVAIEKVGLAGREKDDPNGLSGGEQQRLCIARAVVHQPSLLIADEPSANLDRAYALDIMELFKTFHEAGTTVIVSAHDESLMQDYGHRILRLQEGRFAA, from the coding sequence ATGATACGTTTTGAATCAGTTTCCAAAACTTACCCTGGTGGTTTTCAAGCCTTGAAAAACGTCAGCTTCAATATTGGTAAAGGCGAAATGATTTTCGTGGCAGGACATTCAGGCGCAGGCAAATCCACGATTTTGCGCTTGATTGCAGGCATTACAAAACCAACCACAGGCAAAGTGCTTATCAATAAACACGACTTGGGTTCTCTGTCTGATAATCAGTTGTGCTATTTGCGCCAACACATCGGCATCGTGTTCCAAGACCACAAAATTTTGTACGACCGCAATGTGCTGCAAAACGTGATGTTGCCTTTGCGGATTATTGGTTATGACAATAAATCCGCAGAAAAACGCGCGCGCGTGGCGATTGAAAAAGTGGGTTTGGCTGGGCGCGAAAAGGACGACCCAAACGGTTTATCAGGTGGCGAACAGCAGCGTTTGTGCATTGCCCGTGCTGTGGTTCATCAACCCAGCTTGCTGATTGCGGACGAACCGTCTGCCAACCTTGACCGCGCGTATGCGTTGGACATTATGGAATTGTTCAAAACCTTCCACGAAGCGGGGACGACCGTGATTGTGTCGGCGCACGATGAAAGTTTGATGCAAGATTACGGACATCGCATTTTGCGTTTGCAGGAAGGCAGGTTCGCGGCATGA
- the ffh gene encoding signal recognition particle protein produces MLDNLTQRFGKVFKNIRGQSTLTEENIKEALREVRLALLEADVALPIVKDFVNQVKERALGHEFANDLTPDQAFFGIVNEALVELMGKENTGLNLAATPPATVLMAGLQGAGKTTTVGKLARLIKEQEPKKKILVVSTDVYRPAAIEQLKLLAEQVKVDFFPSDVSQNPVEIARAAQDYARKHFYDVLMVDTAGRLAIDAEMMAEIRAIHVAIKPVETLFVVDAMLGQDAVNTAKAFDEALALTGVVLTKMDGDSRGGAALSVRQVTGKPIKFIGIGEKINGLEPFYPDRIASRILGMGDVITLLEDVQKGIDEDLAKEMASKLHKGKGFDLNDFKAQIQQMRNMGGFENLLSKMPGELGQLSKQIPEGTAEKAMGHVEAIINSMTPKERANPAIIKASRKKRIAAGAGVTVQEVNKMLKQFEQSQQMMKMFSGKGMAKLMRMAKGMKGMFPGM; encoded by the coding sequence ATGTTAGACAATTTAACCCAACGATTTGGCAAAGTATTCAAAAATATCCGTGGGCAATCCACTTTAACAGAAGAAAACATCAAAGAAGCCTTACGCGAAGTGCGTTTGGCGTTGTTGGAAGCAGACGTGGCTTTGCCGATTGTGAAAGACTTTGTAAACCAAGTGAAAGAACGCGCGTTGGGACACGAGTTCGCCAATGATTTAACGCCAGACCAAGCATTCTTTGGCATTGTGAACGAAGCGTTGGTTGAGCTGATGGGCAAAGAAAACACGGGCTTGAACTTGGCTGCAACGCCACCTGCTACGGTATTGATGGCAGGTTTGCAAGGTGCGGGTAAAACCACAACGGTAGGTAAATTGGCACGTTTAATCAAGGAACAAGAGCCGAAGAAAAAAATCTTGGTGGTGTCTACGGACGTGTATCGCCCTGCTGCGATTGAGCAGTTGAAATTGTTGGCGGAACAAGTGAAAGTGGATTTCTTCCCGTCTGACGTGTCTCAAAATCCTGTGGAAATTGCGCGCGCGGCGCAAGATTATGCACGTAAGCATTTTTATGATGTGTTGATGGTGGACACGGCTGGTCGTTTGGCGATTGACGCGGAAATGATGGCGGAAATCCGTGCAATTCATGTGGCGATTAAGCCTGTGGAAACGCTGTTTGTGGTGGACGCGATGTTGGGTCAAGATGCGGTGAACACGGCAAAAGCGTTTGATGAAGCGTTGGCTTTGACGGGCGTTGTGCTGACGAAAATGGACGGTGATTCGCGCGGCGGTGCGGCGTTGTCTGTGCGCCAAGTAACGGGTAAACCGATTAAATTTATTGGTATTGGCGAAAAAATCAATGGTTTAGAGCCGTTCTATCCTGACCGTATTGCGAGCCGCATTTTGGGTATGGGCGATGTGATTACATTGCTGGAAGATGTACAGAAAGGGATTGATGAAGACTTAGCCAAGGAAATGGCAAGCAAGTTACACAAGGGCAAGGGCTTTGATTTGAACGACTTTAAGGCGCAAATCCAGCAAATGCGTAATATGGGCGGCTTTGAGAATTTGTTGTCTAAAATGCCTGGTGAATTGGGACAGTTGTCTAAACAGATTCCTGAGGGTACGGCGGAAAAGGCGATGGGGCATGTTGAGGCGATTATCAATTCAATGACGCCGAAAGAGCGTGCAAACCCTGCGATTATCAAGGCAAGCCGTAAAAAACGTATTGCGGCTGGGGCTGGGGTTACGGTGCAGGAAGTGAATAAGATGTTGAAACAGTTTGAGCAGTCGCAGCAAATGATGAAGATGTTTAGCGGTAAGGGTATGGCTAAATTGATGCGTATGGCGAAGGGAATGAAAGGAATGTTCCCTGGTATGTAG
- the thiE gene encoding thiamine phosphate synthase, which yields MFEREMLKVYFVAGTQDCRHETSGSPQQKLLGVLETALQNGITCFQLREKGEFSLQDENQMIELAKDCRDLCRQFGVPFVLNNDVALAVNLGADGVHIGQSDMAAVEAVKLTNGKLFLGISNSSVEHLQSSFRLPEIDYFAVGAIFPTQSKPDAVQNLGVEFVRTARQLIGDKPLVAIGGITLENAKLLRQAGADGVAVISAITQAADKAAAVRQLREIFA from the coding sequence ATGTTTGAACGCGAAATGTTAAAAGTCTATTTTGTTGCTGGCACACAAGATTGTCGCCACGAAACAAGCGGTTCGCCACAGCAAAAATTATTGGGCGTTTTGGAAACGGCTTTGCAAAATGGGATTACCTGTTTTCAGTTGCGCGAAAAAGGCGAGTTTTCTTTGCAAGATGAAAATCAAATGATTGAATTAGCCAAAGATTGTCGGGATTTATGCCGTCAATTTGGTGTGCCGTTTGTGTTGAATAATGATGTGGCGTTGGCGGTTAACTTGGGCGCAGACGGCGTTCACATCGGGCAATCGGATATGGCGGCGGTGGAAGCCGTGAAATTGACGAATGGGAAATTATTTTTGGGGATTTCCAATAGTTCGGTTGAGCATTTGCAAAGCAGTTTCAGGCTGCCTGAAATAGATTATTTTGCGGTGGGTGCGATTTTTCCGACTCAATCCAAACCTGACGCGGTGCAAAATCTCGGCGTGGAATTTGTGCGAACCGCTCGGCAACTGATTGGCGATAAACCGTTGGTGGCGATTGGTGGGATTACGCTGGAAAATGCAAAATTATTGCGTCAAGCAGGCGCTGACGGCGTGGCTGTGATCTCTGCGATTACGCAAGCAGCGGATAAGGCGGCTGCCGTGCGCCAACTACGGGAGATATTCGCATGA